The following proteins come from a genomic window of Lolium rigidum isolate FL_2022 chromosome 5, APGP_CSIRO_Lrig_0.1, whole genome shotgun sequence:
- the LOC124653643 gene encoding homeobox-leucine zipper protein HOX4-like — MKRPSGGGSPSSLLQMPNPNDMDYAMEAEADAEEEMTAYRGEKKRRLSAEQVRALERSFEVENKLEPERKARLARDLGLQPRQVAVWFQNRRARWKTKQLERDYNALRGSYDALRLDHDALRRDKEALLAEIKDLKGKLGDEDAAASFTSVKEEPAASDGPPPAGVGSSDSDSSGVLNDTDATGATPAPPEAPAPDAVTTLLGGPGAAVAGHAFFHGSFPKLEEDETGFLDDEGPCGGFFDDEPPLAWWTEPAEPWK, encoded by the exons ATGAAGCGacccagcggcggcggcagcccctcctccctcctccagaTGCCCAATCCGAACG ATATGGACTACGccatggaggcggaggcggacgcggagGAGGAGATGACGGCGTACCGGGGGGAGAAGAAGCGGCGGCTGAGCGCGGAGCAGGTGCGCGCCCTGGAGCGCAGCTTCGAGGTGGAGAACAAGCTGGAGCCGGAGCGCAAGGCCCGGCTGGCGCGCGACCTGGGCCTGCAGCCCCGCCAGGTCGCCGTGTGGTTCCAGAACCGCCGCGCGCGCTGGAAGACCAAGCAGCTGGAGCGCGACTACAACGCGCTGCGCGGCTCCTACGACGCCCTCCGCCTCGACCACGACGCGCTCCGCCGCGACAAGGAGGCGCTCCTCGCCGAG ATCAAGGATCTGAAGGGGAAGCTTGGggacgaggacgcggcggcgagcTTCACgtcggtgaaggaggagccggcggcgtCCGACGGCCCGCCGCCCGCGGGCGTGGGGTCGTCCGACAGCGACTCGAGCGGCGTGCTGAACGACACGGACGCGACCGGGGCCACGCCGGCGCCTCCGGAGGCTCCTGCTCCGGATGCGGTGACCACCCTCCTCGGCGGGCCcggcgcggcggtggcggggcACGCGTTCTTCCACGGGAGCTTCCCGAAGCTGGAGGAGGACGAGACGGGGTTCCTGGACGACGAGGGcccgtgcggcgggttcttcgacGACGAGCCGCCGCTGGCGTGGTGGACCGAGCCCGCGGAGCCCTGGAAATGA